From Mycoplasmopsis gallinacea, the proteins below share one genomic window:
- the rplX gene encoding 50S ribosomal protein L24, whose translation MKVKFKKNDEVIVIAGKEKGKTGRIEKVLHKANKVIIKDLNIVTKHNKPSQQNQDGSISNIEAPIHASNVAILVKKASKDKPAQYSKIGYSLNKDGKKVRIAKKTKKEI comes from the coding sequence ATGAAAGTTAAATTTAAGAAAAATGACGAAGTTATCGTAATTGCTGGAAAAGAAAAAGGGAAAACAGGAAGAATTGAAAAAGTATTACACAAAGCAAACAAAGTTATTATTAAAGACTTAAACATCGTTACAAAACACAACAAACCTTCACAACAAAACCAAGATGGTTCAATCTCAAACATCGAAGCTCCAATTCACGCATCAAATGTTGCTATTTTAGTTAAAAAAGCTAGCAAAGATAAACCTGCTCAATATTCAAAAATTGGTTACTCATTAAACAAAGATGGCAAAAAAGTTAGAATTGCTAAAAAAACTAAGAAGGAAATTTAA
- the rplE gene encoding 50S ribosomal protein L5: MLKQVYLEKAVPALKEKYNYSSSMQVPRIEKVVINMTAGKEVSNSKAIEEVLNELTLISGQKPYQTVAKKSNASWKLREGMPMGGKVTLRRERMWEFLDKLINVAMPSIRDFRGANPKAFDGRGNYSLGIKEQIIFPEIEFDKIRRIKGLDVIIVTTAKSNDEAKTLLENIGIPFEGKGVK, translated from the coding sequence ATGTTAAAACAAGTTTATTTAGAAAAAGCAGTTCCTGCTCTTAAAGAAAAATACAATTATTCTTCATCAATGCAAGTGCCAAGAATTGAAAAAGTAGTAATCAACATGACAGCTGGTAAAGAAGTTTCAAACTCAAAAGCTATTGAAGAAGTTCTTAACGAACTTACATTAATCTCAGGACAAAAACCATATCAAACAGTTGCTAAAAAATCAAACGCTTCATGAAAACTTCGTGAAGGAATGCCAATGGGTGGAAAAGTTACACTTAGAAGAGAAAGAATGTGAGAATTCTTAGACAAATTAATTAATGTTGCTATGCCTAGTATTCGTGACTTCCGTGGAGCAAACCCTAAAGCATTTGACGGAAGAGGAAATTACTCATTAGGAATTAAAGAGCAAATTATCTTCCCAGAAATTGAATTTGATAAAATTCGTCGTATCAAAGGACTTGATGTTATCATCGTAACAACAGCAAAATCAAATGATGAAGCAAAAACACTTCTTGAAAACATAGGAATTCCATTTGAAGGAAAGGGAGTTAAATAA
- a CDS encoding type Z 30S ribosomal protein S14 gives MARKALIEKAKRHPKFSTRAYTRCELCGRPHAVLRKYKVCRICFRNLAHEGKIPGIKKASW, from the coding sequence ATGGCTAGAAAAGCATTAATTGAAAAAGCTAAACGTCACCCTAAATTCTCTACACGTGCATATACACGTTGTGAATTGTGTGGACGTCCACATGCAGTTTTAAGAAAATATAAAGTATGCCGTATTTGTTTTAGAAACCTTGCACATGAAGGTAAAATTCCAGGCATTAAGAAAGCGAGCTGATAA
- the rpsH gene encoding 30S ribosomal protein S8: protein MFITDPISDLIVRIKNANMRKHKTVEIPYSGKKEAIVKLIQEEGYISSYEVTGEKTEKKLVVSLKFKGNQAAIKDFKRVSKPGIRVYYKSTEIPSVLSGYGTVIMSTSKGLMTGKQAKKENVGGEAITIIW from the coding sequence ATGTTTATTACAGACCCTATTTCAGATTTAATCGTTCGTATTAAAAACGCGAACATGAGAAAACACAAAACTGTAGAAATTCCTTACTCAGGAAAAAAAGAAGCTATTGTTAAACTTATTCAAGAAGAAGGATACATTTCATCATACGAAGTTACAGGTGAAAAAACAGAGAAAAAACTTGTTGTGTCATTAAAATTCAAAGGTAACCAAGCTGCTATTAAAGATTTCAAAAGAGTTTCAAAACCAGGAATTAGAGTTTACTACAAATCAACAGAAATTCCTTCAGTACTTTCAGGATACGGTACAGTAATTATGTCTACATCAAAAGGTCTTATGACAGGAAAACAAGCTAAGAAAGAAAATGTTGGTGGTGAAGCTATCACCATCATTTGATAG
- the rplF gene encoding 50S ribosomal protein L6 has protein sequence MSRVGNRVLTIPAGTTVTVDGQKVTVSGKLGTLERIFSDKITVNVENGQVTTTRANEEKHTKQLHGTTNAHIANMIKGVSEGFKIELDIKGVGYKATLAGNVLEIAAGYSHTVKLQVPSDVTVKVAKPTEVSVEGIDKQSVGQFASIVRAVRKPNVYSGKGISYRGEKIRRKEGKTASK, from the coding sequence ATGTCACGTGTTGGAAATCGTGTTTTAACAATTCCTGCGGGAACAACTGTTACAGTAGATGGACAAAAAGTTACAGTATCAGGAAAATTAGGAACTCTTGAAAGAATTTTTAGCGATAAAATTACAGTTAATGTAGAAAACGGACAAGTTACAACTACTCGTGCAAACGAAGAAAAACACACAAAACAATTACATGGAACAACAAATGCTCATATTGCGAATATGATCAAAGGTGTTTCAGAAGGTTTCAAAATTGAACTTGACATTAAAGGGGTTGGGTACAAAGCAACTCTTGCAGGTAATGTTTTAGAAATTGCTGCTGGATACTCACATACAGTAAAATTACAAGTACCAAGTGATGTTACAGTTAAAGTTGCAAAACCAACAGAAGTATCTGTAGAAGGTATTGACAAACAAAGTGTTGGACAATTTGCATCAATCGTTCGTGCTGTAAGAAAACCTAATGTTTACTCAGGTAAAGGTATTTCTTATAGAGGAGAAAAAATTAGACGTAAAGAAGGGAAAACAGCTTCTAAATAA
- the rplR gene encoding 50S ribosomal protein L18, with translation MANLSRNAARKVKHVRLRQNIFGTATKPRLSVFKSHQNFYAQLIDDTKGVTLASVSTLKDSKYSGNIAAAKELGLAMGDKIVALGVKEIVFDRSGYLYHGRVKAFADSVREKGVKF, from the coding sequence ATGGCAAACTTATCAAGAAACGCTGCTAGAAAAGTTAAACACGTTCGTTTACGTCAAAACATTTTTGGTACAGCAACAAAACCTCGTTTAAGTGTGTTTAAATCACACCAAAACTTCTATGCTCAACTTATCGATGATACAAAAGGTGTTACACTTGCTAGTGTATCAACATTAAAAGATTCAAAATACAGCGGAAACATCGCTGCTGCTAAAGAACTTGGACTTGCTATGGGTGACAAAATTGTTGCTCTTGGAGTTAAAGAAATTGTATTTGACCGTTCAGGTTACTTATACCACGGTAGAGTTAAAGCATTTGCAGATTCAGTAAGAGAAAAAGGAGTTAAGTTCTAA
- the rpsE gene encoding 30S ribosomal protein S5, whose amino-acid sequence MENQKETKVAAGTQEVTAKKQPRNSFAKDSNKETKPRSNRSEFSRKPRKSRAEQAVSEYSEKVIDIARVTKVVKGGRRFSFSAFVVVGNKKGSVGYGHGKANEVPDAIKKAIKDAQNNLVEVPVLNGTVPHETRAKFLSSKVMLKPAPKGKGLIASGTVRAVVELAGYSDIVTKTYGSRSKANTVKAAVKALQELRTPEQIAFIRDKDVKDLI is encoded by the coding sequence ATGGAAAACCAAAAAGAAACAAAAGTTGCTGCTGGAACACAAGAAGTTACAGCTAAAAAACAACCAAGAAATTCTTTTGCTAAAGATTCAAACAAAGAAACAAAACCTCGTTCAAATCGTTCAGAATTTTCAAGAAAACCTCGTAAGTCAAGAGCAGAACAAGCAGTTTCAGAATACTCTGAAAAAGTTATCGATATTGCTCGTGTTACAAAAGTTGTTAAAGGTGGAAGAAGGTTTAGTTTCTCAGCATTTGTTGTTGTTGGAAACAAAAAAGGTAGCGTTGGATATGGACATGGTAAGGCAAATGAAGTTCCAGATGCAATTAAAAAAGCTATCAAAGATGCACAAAACAACTTAGTAGAAGTTCCAGTTTTAAATGGAACAGTACCACACGAAACAAGAGCAAAATTCTTATCATCAAAAGTTATGCTTAAACCTGCACCTAAAGGGAAAGGGCTTATTGCTTCTGGAACAGTGCGTGCAGTTGTAGAACTTGCAGGATACTCAGATATCGTTACAAAAACATACGGTTCACGTTCAAAAGCTAATACAGTTAAGGCTGCTGTTAAAGCTTTACAAGAACTTAGAACACCTGAACAAATTGCTTTTATTAGAGATAAAGATGTAAAGGACTTAATATAA
- the rplO gene encoding 50S ribosomal protein L15 has product MAIKLHSLKFTEGSRPEKHRKGRGHAAGKGKQAGKGQSGQNKRKGHRLGFEGGQTPWFRRIGKRGFTNVNHVEYQVVNLSDIQERFNDNDVVSVETLKAKNLAKRNLPVKLLANGELTKKVTVSLHKVSAAAKEAVEKAGGSVNEL; this is encoded by the coding sequence ATGGCTATTAAATTACATTCACTTAAATTCACAGAAGGTTCAAGACCAGAAAAACACCGTAAAGGTCGTGGACACGCTGCTGGAAAAGGAAAACAAGCTGGTAAAGGACAATCAGGGCAAAACAAACGTAAAGGACACAGACTTGGATTCGAAGGGGGTCAAACACCATGATTCCGTCGTATTGGTAAACGTGGATTCACAAACGTAAATCACGTTGAATATCAAGTAGTTAACCTTTCAGATATTCAAGAAAGATTTAATGATAATGATGTTGTTTCAGTTGAAACATTAAAAGCAAAAAACTTAGCAAAAAGAAACTTACCTGTTAAATTACTTGCAAATGGAGAGTTAACTAAAAAAGTTACAGTTTCACTTCACAAAGTAAGTGCAGCCGCAAAAGAAGCAGTAGAAAAAGCTGGTGGATCAGTTAACGAATTATAA
- the pip gene encoding prolyl aminopeptidase, translating into MNNKNVKFKENYLELDSKTKMWYATYGNPKGFPILVVHGGPGSGSPTAITDFLDVKFFRYIFFDQRGCGKSTPHLELKNNNTHQLVEDMEALRKHLKLDKLTIFGGSWGTTLTLMYAIKYPQNVATMILRGVFLARQEDVDFLYEGKGANWFFPKEYEAFQNAVANLKGRTNIAKYYKALTNKKLDLEYRKKLALDFYKWEFSLVSVRKRDFKKEYEQEAYDLALLESHYFYNKSFLSSDNYILENAHKFKHIPTYIIHGHFDIDTRLIGAYLLEQKLDNVKTYYNHMAGHSLLDSSNLFALKDILEQLKNKAS; encoded by the coding sequence ATGAATAATAAAAACGTAAAGTTTAAGGAAAACTATTTGGAGCTTGATTCAAAAACCAAAATGTGGTATGCCACATATGGTAATCCAAAAGGTTTTCCTATTTTAGTAGTCCATGGTGGCCCAGGTAGCGGATCTCCAACTGCAATAACAGATTTTTTAGATGTTAAATTCTTTAGATACATATTTTTTGATCAAAGAGGATGCGGAAAAAGCACTCCACATTTAGAGTTAAAAAACAATAATACACACCAATTAGTTGAAGATATGGAAGCTTTAAGAAAGCATTTAAAGCTTGATAAATTAACAATTTTTGGTGGTAGCTGGGGAACAACATTAACTTTAATGTATGCCATTAAATACCCACAAAATGTTGCTACAATGATACTTAGAGGTGTGTTTTTAGCGCGTCAAGAAGATGTGGATTTTCTTTATGAAGGAAAAGGTGCTAATTGATTCTTCCCTAAAGAATATGAAGCATTTCAAAATGCAGTAGCTAATTTAAAAGGAAGAACAAATATTGCTAAGTATTATAAAGCTTTAACGAATAAAAAGCTTGATCTTGAATATAGAAAAAAACTAGCTCTTGATTTTTATAAATGAGAATTTTCTCTTGTTAGTGTTAGAAAACGTGATTTTAAAAAAGAATATGAGCAGGAAGCTTATGATCTAGCTCTTTTAGAAAGCCATTATTTTTATAATAAATCATTCTTATCAAGCGATAACTATATCTTAGAAAATGCACATAAATTTAAACATATACCAACCTATATTATTCATGGGCATTTTGACATTGATACTCGTTTAATTGGAGCTTATTTATTAGAGCAAAAGCTCGATAATGTTAAAACTTATTACAACCACATGGCAGGGCATTCGCTTTTAGATTCATCTAACTTGTTCGCCCTTAAAGATATTTTAGAGCAATTAAAAAACAAAGCTAGTTAG